From a region of the Falco peregrinus isolate bFalPer1 chromosome 5, bFalPer1.pri, whole genome shotgun sequence genome:
- the RBBP6 gene encoding E3 ubiquitin-protein ligase RBBP6 isoform X3, translating into MSCVHYKFSSKLNYDTVTFDGLHISLCDLKRQIMGREKLKAADCDLQITNAQTKEEYTDDNALIPKNSSVIVRRIPIGGVKATSKTYVMTPKSHKILETAFRSRTEPVSGTSKATANLAEANASEEDKIKAMMTQSGHEYDPINYMKKPLGPPPPSYTCFRCGKPGHYIKNCPTNGDKNFESVPRIKKSTGIPRSFMMEVKDPNTKGAMLTNTGKYAIPTIDAEAYAIGKKEKPPFLPEEPSSSSEEDDPIPDELLCLICKDIMTDAVVIPCCGNSYCDECIRTALLESEEHTCPTCHQTDVSPDALIANKFLRQAVNNFKNETGYTKRLRKQIQQQQQQQLPPPPPPPPLMRQTITRNLQPLLRPAISRQQDPLMIPLASLASRSALSSLGPGQSSVAAGLPVNPSSVVVSDLPPAVSLSLRGEKPDGPFRDADAVIPPAALVTAAELSKSSSLSISSLLEEKGYQVPVLRQPALPSLLGPQGQSIPTTGHPMRAGTIRSAGGRPGWELSSNRGRPHGDRTQRTQAPTLPASTPVFVPVPPPPLYPPPPHALPLPPGVPPPQFPPQFPPGQPPSAGYSVPPPGYPPAPANMSSAWVPTAVPTAHSNTIPTTQAPPLSREEFYREQRRLKEEEKKKSKLDEFTNDFAKELMEYKKIQKERRRSFSRSKSPYSASSYSRSSYTYSKSRSGSSRSRSYSRSFSRSHSRSYSRSPPYQRRGKGKSRNYRSRSRSHGYHRSRSRSPPYRRYHSRSRSPVFRSQSPTKRTIPQGEGEREYFNRYREVPPYDMKAYYGRSVDFRDPFEKERYREWERNYREWYEKFYKGYAVGAQPRPPVNRENFSPDRFGPPGTRRENSPYARGRREDYPGGQSHRNRSIAGNYPEKPSGRESHGIKDPTKSKEKEVENPLGDGKGNKHKKHRKRRKGDENEGFPNTELLESARKSREPVTTEDVKTDSLFMLPSRDDATPVRDEPMEADSIAFKPVSEKEKKEKDKPKAKIDKTKRKVEVAVPAKKDNIAKPAKASQEKVDTDREKSPRTEVPVKKVKEELPKTDSVKTSSSQKDEKALGTPRKVHPKVMKDHPETRPAKEEKAKKDHPKETKSEKPSNKEDKSKKPAEKSKQSDAKPEKRKRKADEKVDKEHEASSIKASKPETAESKTSPKGKTEADGEKGERTPEKDKSAFLNNPAKKIKLNRETGKKIVSGENVPPAKEPVEKPEPSSSKVKQEKSKGKVRRKVTAADGSSSTLVDYTSTSSTGGSPVRKPEEKPDTKRTVIKTMEEYNNDITAPAEDVIIMIQVPQSKWDKDDFESEEEDIKSTQVPANVGKPASVIKNVSAKPANPIKHNEKETEPLEKTQKTTKEVSYESSQHDAKSSKSSLSNEKGKTKDRDHSLSDKDTSEKRKSSVQPEKDHSERPTEQGNGKNVSQSSKDSRSSEKHDAGRGSAGKDFTPNREKKSDHEGNRDHSSSKRRDEKSELARRKDSPSRNRESTSVQKSKPRDERAEPSKKGAGDAKRSSYSPPRERKQSDHKAAHDSKRTVEEHKPLDKNSGKEKEKHVPEVKSNKEKEPGGNKPPLKQESPDVKNEKENVTGQTDKSVAKPKPQVSSSSRLSSDLTRETDEAAFVPDYNESDSESNVSAKDEEAAGKNPKEAKEKAVEKVKEETAAPAAVDQPEASRSQGQSSPSVSRSRSQSPSESQTRSHSSSASSGESQDSKKKKKKKEKKKHKKHKKHKKHKKHIGNETELEKSQKHKHKKKKSKKSKDKEKDDQKVKSVTT; encoded by the exons aatacacagatgaTAACGCCCTGATTCCCAAGAACTCATCGGTAATTGTTAGAAGAATCCCTATCGGAGGAGTTAAAGCTACCAGCAAAACATATGTTAT gaCTCCTAAATCGCACAAAATCCTAGAAACTGCTTTCAG aaGTCGAACTGAGCCAGTGAGTGGAACGTCAAAAGCA ACTGCCAATCTGGCTGAAGCCAATGCTTCCgaggaagataaaataaaagctatgaTGACACAGTCTGGCCATGAATATGATCCAATCAA TTACATGAAGAAACCCTTGGGTCCACCTCCACCATCATATACTTGCTTTCGTTGTGGAAAACCTGGCCACTACATAAAGAACTGTCCAACAAATGGG GACAAAAATTTTGAGTCTGTTCCCAGAATTAAAAAGAGCACAGGAATCCCAAGGAGTTTCATGATGGAAGTGAAAGATCCAAATACAAAGGGTGCTATGTTGACAAACACTGGGAAATACGCAATACCAACTATTGATGC GGAAGCTTATGCTATAGGAAAGAAGGAGAAGCCTCCCTTTTTACCGGAGGAgccatcctcctcctcagaAGAAGATGATCCTATTCCAGATGAGTTGCTATGTCTCATTTGTAAAGATATAATGACTGATGCAGTTGTTATTCCCTGCTGTGGAAACAGTTACTGTGACGAAT GTATTAGAACAGCATTACTGGAATCTGAGGAACATACATGCCCAACGTGTCATCAAACTGATGTTTCTCCTGATGCTTTAATTGCCAACAAGTTCCTACGCCAG GCTGTGAACAACTTCAAAAATGAAACTGGCTACACAAAAAGGCTGCGTAAGCAGatccagcagcaacagcagcagcagctgccaccgccaccacctccaccaccacTAATGAGACAAACAATAACACGCAACCTGCAGCCTCTACTCCGGCCAGCAATTTCCAGACAGCAGGATCCACTAATGATTCCATTAGCTTCTCTGGCTTCTCGTTCTGCTTTGTCATCCTTGGGCCCTGGTCAGTCATctgtggcagctgggctgccagTAAATCCGTCTTCTGTCGTCGTCTCTGATCTCCCTCCAGCAGTGTCCCTATCTCTGCGTGGTGAAAAGCCAGATGGACCTTTTCG tGATGCCGATGCTGTTAtacctcctgctgctctggtgACTGCTGCTGAACTCTCTAAATCTTCATCCCTGTCAATCAGCAGCTTGTTGGAAGAGAAg GGCTATCAGGTTCCTGTACTAAGACAGCCAGCGTTACCAAGTCTTTTGGGCCCTCAAGGACAATCAATACCCACAACTG GTCATCCGATGAGAGCTGGTACCATTCGCTCAGCAGGTGGCAGACCAGGCTGGGAACT AAGTTCAAATCGAGGACGCCCACACGGTGACCGTACCCAAAGGACTCAGGCCCCAACACTACCAGCATCAACACCAGTCTTTGTGCCTGTGCCTCCACCTCCCTTGTATCCTCCGCCACCCCatgctcttcctcttcctccgGGGGTGCCACCACCACAGTTTCCTCCTCAGTTTCCACCTGGTCAGCCTCCATCTGCTGGGTACAGTGTCCCCCCTCCAGGATaccccccagctcctgcaaatATGTCGTCAGCCTGGGTACCAACAGCAGTACCGACGGCTCATTCAAATACCATCCCAACGACGCAGGCACCTCCTTTATCTAGGGAGGAGTTTTACAGAGAACAGCGGAGACTTAAAGAGGA ggaaaagaaaaagtccaAACTTGATGAGTTTACAAATGATTTTGCTAAGGAATTGATGGAATATAAAAAGATTCAAAAGGAGCGTAGGCGTTCGTTTTCCAG gtccaAGTCTCCTTATAGTGCTTCATCTTACTCTAGAAGTTCATATACCTACTCCAAATCAAGATCAGGTTCTTCCCGCTCTCGCTCCTACTCTCGGTCATTTAGTCGTTCCCATTCTCGTTCCTACTCACGATCACCGCCGTATCAAAGAAGAGGCAAAGGGAAGAGCCGTAATTATCGTTCTAGGTCGAGGTCACATGGTTATCACCGTTCAAGGTCACGGTCACCCCCATATAGACGATACCATTCACGGTCAAGGTCTCCTGTATTTAGAAGCCAGTCTCCCACTAAACGGACTATACCtcaaggggaaggagaaagggagtATTTTAACAGGTACAGAGAAGTTCCACCATATGATATGAAAGCTTACTATGGCAGATCTGTTGACTTTAGAGAtccatttgaaaaggaaagatacAGAGAATGGGAAAGGAACTATAGAGAATGGTATGAGAAGTTTTACAAGGGCTATGCTGTTGGCGCTCAACCTCGACCTCCAGTAAACAGAGAGAACTTTTCTCCAGATAGGTTTGGTCCACCTGGAACCAGACGAGAGAATTCACCATATGCTCGGGGACGTAGGGAGGATTATCCTGGTGGGCAGAGCCACAGAAATCGTAGTATAGCTGGAAATTACCCTGAAAAGCCTTCTGGAAGAGAGAGCCATGGCATCAAGGATCCTACGAAATCAAAAGAGAAGGAGGTGGAAAATCCACTGGGAGATGgcaaaggaaataaacataaaaaacacCGGAAGAGACGAAAAGGGGATGAGAATGAAGGATTTCCCAATACTGAGCTGTTAGAAAGTGCGAGAAAATCAAGAGAGCCAGTTACAACAGAGGATGTTAAAACGGACTCTCTGTTCATGCTCCCAAGCAGAGATGATGCTACCCCTGTGAGAGATGAGCCCATGGAAGCAGACTCTATTGCTTTCAAACCGGTGtctgagaaggagaaaaaagagaaggataAGCCAAAAGCCAAAATTGACAAGACAAAGCGGAAAGTTGAAGTGGCTGTTCCTGCTAAGAAAGACAATATAGCAAAACCAGCTAAAGCTTCCCAAGAGAAGGTGGACACCGATCGTGAAAAATCTCCTCGAACAGAAGTTCCTGTGAAAAAAGTGAAGGAGGAGTTGCCAAAGACAGACAGTGTTAAAACATCTTCCTCTCAAAAGGATGAGAAAGCTCTTGGTACCCCACGGAAAGTTCACCCAAAAGTGATGAAAGATCACCCAGAAACCAGACCAGCCaaggaggaaaaggcaaagaaagacCATCCAAAAGAAACCAAGTCAGAGAAGCCCTCCAACAAAGAGGACAAgtcaaaaaaacctgctgaaaaaagcaaacagtctgatgcaaaacctgaaaaaagaaaaagaaaagcagatgaaaaggTTGATAAGGAACACGAAGCCTCTTCCATAAAGGCTTCTAAACCAGAAACTGCTGAATCGAAAACATCACCGAAGGGAAAGACTGAGGCTGATGGTGAAAAAGGAGAGCGAACTCCAGAAAAGgataaatctgcttttcttaacAACCCGGCAAAAAAGATTAAACTTAACAGAGAAACTGGCAAAAAGATTGTAAGTGGAGAAAATGTACCACCTGCAAAAGAACCTGTTGAGAAACCTgagccaagcagcagcaaagttaaacaagaaaaatcaaagggaaaagtgagaagaaaagtaACAGCAGCTGATGGATCTAGTTCAACTCTTGTAGATTACACCAG caCTAGTTCTACTGGAGGAAGCCCTGTTagaaagcctgaagaaaagCCAGATACAAAACGAACTGTCATTAAGACCATGGAGGAATATAATAATGATATAACAGCCCCTGCTGAAGATGTCATTATTATGATCCAGGTCCCTCAGTCAAAGTGGGATAAAGATGACTTTGAGTCTGAAGAGGAGGACATTAAATCTACCCAGGTGCCCGCAAACGTAGGAAAACCTGCTAGTGTTATAAAAAATGTGAGTGCTAAGCCAGCAAACCCTataaaacacaatgaaaaagaGACAGAGCCTttggagaaaacacagaagactACAAAAGAGGTGAGTTATGAAAGCTCCCAGCATGATGCAAAAAGTTCAAAAAGTTCGCTGTcgaatgaaaaaggaaaaaccaaagACAGAGATCATTCTTTGTCGGACAAGGATACTTCtgagaagagaaagagcagTGTTCAGCCAGAAAAAGACCACTCAGAACGTCCAACTGaacaaggaaatggaaaaaatgtttctcaatCTTCCAAAGACAGCAGGTCTTCAGAGAAACACGATGCTGGCCGTGGATCTGCTGGTAAAGACTTTACTCctaacagagagaaaaaatctgACCATGAAGGCAACAGAGATCATTCTAGTTCTAAGCGTAGAGATGAAAAGAGTGAATTAGCAAGGAGAAAAGACTCCCCTTCTCGAAACAGAGAATCAACATCGGTACAGAAAAGCAAGCCAAGAGACGAACGAGCAGAGCCATCCAAAAAGGGTGCTGGAGATGCCAAAAGGAGCAGCTACAGTCCTCCACGTGAGCGGAAGCAGTCTGATCACAAAGCTGCTCACGATTCCAAGCGTACAGTGGAGGAACACAAGCCTCTAGataaaaattcaggaaaagagaaggagaaacatGTACCAGAAGTAAAGAGCAATAAAGAGAAAGAGCCAGGTGGTAATAAACCCCCATTAAAACAAGAATCACCAGAtgtaaaaaatgagaaagagaatGTGACTGGACAAACTGATAAAAGCGTTGCCAAGCCGAAGCCTCAGGTAAGCAGCTCCTCACGGCTCTCCTCTGATCTAACTCGAGAGACTGACGAGGCTGCATTTGTACCAGACTACAATGAAAGTGACAGTGAGAGTAATGTATCTGCAAAAGATGaggaagctgcaggaaaaaatcccaaggaagcaaaagaaaaggctgttgAGAAGGTGAAAGAGGAaacagcagcacctgctgcagTTGACCAGCCTGAGGCAAGCAGAAGTCAAGGTCAGAGCAGTCCCAGCGTTAGCCGCAGCCGTAGTCAAAGCCCTTCCGAGAGTCAGACTCgaagccacagcagcagtgccagctcaGGAGAGAGtcaagacagcaagaaaaagaaaaagaaaaaagagaagaagaagcACAAGAAGCATAAGAAACACAAGAAGCATAAGAAACACATTGGAAATGAAACGGAATTGGAAAAGAgccaaaaacacaaacacaagaagaaaaaatcgAAGAAGAGCAAAGATAAAGAGAAAGATGACCAAAAAGTGAAATCTGTCACTACATAG
- the RBBP6 gene encoding E3 ubiquitin-protein ligase RBBP6 isoform X4 produces MSCVHYKFSSKLNYDTVTFDGLHISLCDLKRQIMGREKLKAADCDLQITNAQTKEEYTDDNALIPKNSSVIVRRIPIGGVKATSKTYVISRTEPVSGTSKATANLAEANASEEDKIKAMMTQSGHEYDPINYMKKPLGPPPPSYTCFRCGKPGHYIKNCPTNGDKNFESVPRIKKSTGIPRSFMMEVKDPNTKGAMLTNTGKYAIPTIDAEAYAIGKKEKPPFLPEEPSSSSEEDDPIPDELLCLICKDIMTDAVVIPCCGNSYCDECIRTALLESEEHTCPTCHQTDVSPDALIANKFLRQAVNNFKNETGYTKRLRKQIQQQQQQQLPPPPPPPPLMRQTITRNLQPLLRPAISRQQDPLMIPLASLASRSALSSLGPGQSSVAAGLPVNPSSVVVSDLPPAVSLSLRGEKPDGPFRDADAVIPPAALVTAAELSKSSSLSISSLLEEKGYQVPVLRQPALPSLLGPQGQSIPTTGHPMRAGTIRSAGGRPGWELSSNRGRPHGDRTQRTQAPTLPASTPVFVPVPPPPLYPPPPHALPLPPGVPPPQFPPQFPPGQPPSAGYSVPPPGYPPAPANMSSAWVPTAVPTAHSNTIPTTQAPPLSREEFYREQRRLKEEEKKKSKLDEFTNDFAKELMEYKKIQKERRRSFSRSKSPYSASSYSRSSYTYSKSRSGSSRSRSYSRSFSRSHSRSYSRSPPYQRRGKGKSRNYRSRSRSHGYHRSRSRSPPYRRYHSRSRSPVFRSQSPTKRTIPQGEGEREYFNRYREVPPYDMKAYYGRSVDFRDPFEKERYREWERNYREWYEKFYKGYAVGAQPRPPVNRENFSPDRFGPPGTRRENSPYARGRREDYPGGQSHRNRSIAGNYPEKPSGRESHGIKDPTKSKEKEVENPLGDGKGNKHKKHRKRRKGDENEGFPNTELLESARKSREPVTTEDVKTDSLFMLPSRDDATPVRDEPMEADSIAFKPVSEKEKKEKDKPKAKIDKTKRKVEVAVPAKKDNIAKPAKASQEKVDTDREKSPRTEVPVKKVKEELPKTDSVKTSSSQKDEKALGTPRKVHPKVMKDHPETRPAKEEKAKKDHPKETKSEKPSNKEDKSKKPAEKSKQSDAKPEKRKRKADEKVDKEHEASSIKASKPETAESKTSPKGKTEADGEKGERTPEKDKSAFLNNPAKKIKLNRETGKKIVSGENVPPAKEPVEKPEPSSSKVKQEKSKGKVRRKVTAADGSSSTLVDYTSTSSTGGSPVRKPEEKPDTKRTVIKTMEEYNNDITAPAEDVIIMIQVPQSKWDKDDFESEEEDIKSTQVPANVGKPASVIKNVSAKPANPIKHNEKETEPLEKTQKTTKEVSYESSQHDAKSSKSSLSNEKGKTKDRDHSLSDKDTSEKRKSSVQPEKDHSERPTEQGNGKNVSQSSKDSRSSEKHDAGRGSAGKDFTPNREKKSDHEGNRDHSSSKRRDEKSELARRKDSPSRNRESTSVQKSKPRDERAEPSKKGAGDAKRSSYSPPRERKQSDHKAAHDSKRTVEEHKPLDKNSGKEKEKHVPEVKSNKEKEPGGNKPPLKQESPDVKNEKENVTGQTDKSVAKPKPQVSSSSRLSSDLTRETDEAAFVPDYNESDSESNVSAKDEEAAGKNPKEAKEKAVEKVKEETAAPAAVDQPEASRSQGQSSPSVSRSRSQSPSESQTRSHSSSASSGESQDSKKKKKKKEKKKHKKHKKHKKHKKHIGNETELEKSQKHKHKKKKSKKSKDKEKDDQKVKSVTT; encoded by the exons aatacacagatgaTAACGCCCTGATTCCCAAGAACTCATCGGTAATTGTTAGAAGAATCCCTATCGGAGGAGTTAAAGCTACCAGCAAAACATATGTTAT aaGTCGAACTGAGCCAGTGAGTGGAACGTCAAAAGCA ACTGCCAATCTGGCTGAAGCCAATGCTTCCgaggaagataaaataaaagctatgaTGACACAGTCTGGCCATGAATATGATCCAATCAA TTACATGAAGAAACCCTTGGGTCCACCTCCACCATCATATACTTGCTTTCGTTGTGGAAAACCTGGCCACTACATAAAGAACTGTCCAACAAATGGG GACAAAAATTTTGAGTCTGTTCCCAGAATTAAAAAGAGCACAGGAATCCCAAGGAGTTTCATGATGGAAGTGAAAGATCCAAATACAAAGGGTGCTATGTTGACAAACACTGGGAAATACGCAATACCAACTATTGATGC GGAAGCTTATGCTATAGGAAAGAAGGAGAAGCCTCCCTTTTTACCGGAGGAgccatcctcctcctcagaAGAAGATGATCCTATTCCAGATGAGTTGCTATGTCTCATTTGTAAAGATATAATGACTGATGCAGTTGTTATTCCCTGCTGTGGAAACAGTTACTGTGACGAAT GTATTAGAACAGCATTACTGGAATCTGAGGAACATACATGCCCAACGTGTCATCAAACTGATGTTTCTCCTGATGCTTTAATTGCCAACAAGTTCCTACGCCAG GCTGTGAACAACTTCAAAAATGAAACTGGCTACACAAAAAGGCTGCGTAAGCAGatccagcagcaacagcagcagcagctgccaccgccaccacctccaccaccacTAATGAGACAAACAATAACACGCAACCTGCAGCCTCTACTCCGGCCAGCAATTTCCAGACAGCAGGATCCACTAATGATTCCATTAGCTTCTCTGGCTTCTCGTTCTGCTTTGTCATCCTTGGGCCCTGGTCAGTCATctgtggcagctgggctgccagTAAATCCGTCTTCTGTCGTCGTCTCTGATCTCCCTCCAGCAGTGTCCCTATCTCTGCGTGGTGAAAAGCCAGATGGACCTTTTCG tGATGCCGATGCTGTTAtacctcctgctgctctggtgACTGCTGCTGAACTCTCTAAATCTTCATCCCTGTCAATCAGCAGCTTGTTGGAAGAGAAg GGCTATCAGGTTCCTGTACTAAGACAGCCAGCGTTACCAAGTCTTTTGGGCCCTCAAGGACAATCAATACCCACAACTG GTCATCCGATGAGAGCTGGTACCATTCGCTCAGCAGGTGGCAGACCAGGCTGGGAACT AAGTTCAAATCGAGGACGCCCACACGGTGACCGTACCCAAAGGACTCAGGCCCCAACACTACCAGCATCAACACCAGTCTTTGTGCCTGTGCCTCCACCTCCCTTGTATCCTCCGCCACCCCatgctcttcctcttcctccgGGGGTGCCACCACCACAGTTTCCTCCTCAGTTTCCACCTGGTCAGCCTCCATCTGCTGGGTACAGTGTCCCCCCTCCAGGATaccccccagctcctgcaaatATGTCGTCAGCCTGGGTACCAACAGCAGTACCGACGGCTCATTCAAATACCATCCCAACGACGCAGGCACCTCCTTTATCTAGGGAGGAGTTTTACAGAGAACAGCGGAGACTTAAAGAGGA ggaaaagaaaaagtccaAACTTGATGAGTTTACAAATGATTTTGCTAAGGAATTGATGGAATATAAAAAGATTCAAAAGGAGCGTAGGCGTTCGTTTTCCAG gtccaAGTCTCCTTATAGTGCTTCATCTTACTCTAGAAGTTCATATACCTACTCCAAATCAAGATCAGGTTCTTCCCGCTCTCGCTCCTACTCTCGGTCATTTAGTCGTTCCCATTCTCGTTCCTACTCACGATCACCGCCGTATCAAAGAAGAGGCAAAGGGAAGAGCCGTAATTATCGTTCTAGGTCGAGGTCACATGGTTATCACCGTTCAAGGTCACGGTCACCCCCATATAGACGATACCATTCACGGTCAAGGTCTCCTGTATTTAGAAGCCAGTCTCCCACTAAACGGACTATACCtcaaggggaaggagaaagggagtATTTTAACAGGTACAGAGAAGTTCCACCATATGATATGAAAGCTTACTATGGCAGATCTGTTGACTTTAGAGAtccatttgaaaaggaaagatacAGAGAATGGGAAAGGAACTATAGAGAATGGTATGAGAAGTTTTACAAGGGCTATGCTGTTGGCGCTCAACCTCGACCTCCAGTAAACAGAGAGAACTTTTCTCCAGATAGGTTTGGTCCACCTGGAACCAGACGAGAGAATTCACCATATGCTCGGGGACGTAGGGAGGATTATCCTGGTGGGCAGAGCCACAGAAATCGTAGTATAGCTGGAAATTACCCTGAAAAGCCTTCTGGAAGAGAGAGCCATGGCATCAAGGATCCTACGAAATCAAAAGAGAAGGAGGTGGAAAATCCACTGGGAGATGgcaaaggaaataaacataaaaaacacCGGAAGAGACGAAAAGGGGATGAGAATGAAGGATTTCCCAATACTGAGCTGTTAGAAAGTGCGAGAAAATCAAGAGAGCCAGTTACAACAGAGGATGTTAAAACGGACTCTCTGTTCATGCTCCCAAGCAGAGATGATGCTACCCCTGTGAGAGATGAGCCCATGGAAGCAGACTCTATTGCTTTCAAACCGGTGtctgagaaggagaaaaaagagaaggataAGCCAAAAGCCAAAATTGACAAGACAAAGCGGAAAGTTGAAGTGGCTGTTCCTGCTAAGAAAGACAATATAGCAAAACCAGCTAAAGCTTCCCAAGAGAAGGTGGACACCGATCGTGAAAAATCTCCTCGAACAGAAGTTCCTGTGAAAAAAGTGAAGGAGGAGTTGCCAAAGACAGACAGTGTTAAAACATCTTCCTCTCAAAAGGATGAGAAAGCTCTTGGTACCCCACGGAAAGTTCACCCAAAAGTGATGAAAGATCACCCAGAAACCAGACCAGCCaaggaggaaaaggcaaagaaagacCATCCAAAAGAAACCAAGTCAGAGAAGCCCTCCAACAAAGAGGACAAgtcaaaaaaacctgctgaaaaaagcaaacagtctgatgcaaaacctgaaaaaagaaaaagaaaagcagatgaaaaggTTGATAAGGAACACGAAGCCTCTTCCATAAAGGCTTCTAAACCAGAAACTGCTGAATCGAAAACATCACCGAAGGGAAAGACTGAGGCTGATGGTGAAAAAGGAGAGCGAACTCCAGAAAAGgataaatctgcttttcttaacAACCCGGCAAAAAAGATTAAACTTAACAGAGAAACTGGCAAAAAGATTGTAAGTGGAGAAAATGTACCACCTGCAAAAGAACCTGTTGAGAAACCTgagccaagcagcagcaaagttaaacaagaaaaatcaaagggaaaagtgagaagaaaagtaACAGCAGCTGATGGATCTAGTTCAACTCTTGTAGATTACACCAG caCTAGTTCTACTGGAGGAAGCCCTGTTagaaagcctgaagaaaagCCAGATACAAAACGAACTGTCATTAAGACCATGGAGGAATATAATAATGATATAACAGCCCCTGCTGAAGATGTCATTATTATGATCCAGGTCCCTCAGTCAAAGTGGGATAAAGATGACTTTGAGTCTGAAGAGGAGGACATTAAATCTACCCAGGTGCCCGCAAACGTAGGAAAACCTGCTAGTGTTATAAAAAATGTGAGTGCTAAGCCAGCAAACCCTataaaacacaatgaaaaagaGACAGAGCCTttggagaaaacacagaagactACAAAAGAGGTGAGTTATGAAAGCTCCCAGCATGATGCAAAAAGTTCAAAAAGTTCGCTGTcgaatgaaaaaggaaaaaccaaagACAGAGATCATTCTTTGTCGGACAAGGATACTTCtgagaagagaaagagcagTGTTCAGCCAGAAAAAGACCACTCAGAACGTCCAACTGaacaaggaaatggaaaaaatgtttctcaatCTTCCAAAGACAGCAGGTCTTCAGAGAAACACGATGCTGGCCGTGGATCTGCTGGTAAAGACTTTACTCctaacagagagaaaaaatctgACCATGAAGGCAACAGAGATCATTCTAGTTCTAAGCGTAGAGATGAAAAGAGTGAATTAGCAAGGAGAAAAGACTCCCCTTCTCGAAACAGAGAATCAACATCGGTACAGAAAAGCAAGCCAAGAGACGAACGAGCAGAGCCATCCAAAAAGGGTGCTGGAGATGCCAAAAGGAGCAGCTACAGTCCTCCACGTGAGCGGAAGCAGTCTGATCACAAAGCTGCTCACGATTCCAAGCGTACAGTGGAGGAACACAAGCCTCTAGataaaaattcaggaaaagagaaggagaaacatGTACCAGAAGTAAAGAGCAATAAAGAGAAAGAGCCAGGTGGTAATAAACCCCCATTAAAACAAGAATCACCAGAtgtaaaaaatgagaaagagaatGTGACTGGACAAACTGATAAAAGCGTTGCCAAGCCGAAGCCTCAGGTAAGCAGCTCCTCACGGCTCTCCTCTGATCTAACTCGAGAGACTGACGAGGCTGCATTTGTACCAGACTACAATGAAAGTGACAGTGAGAGTAATGTATCTGCAAAAGATGaggaagctgcaggaaaaaatcccaaggaagcaaaagaaaaggctgttgAGAAGGTGAAAGAGGAaacagcagcacctgctgcagTTGACCAGCCTGAGGCAAGCAGAAGTCAAGGTCAGAGCAGTCCCAGCGTTAGCCGCAGCCGTAGTCAAAGCCCTTCCGAGAGTCAGACTCgaagccacagcagcagtgccagctcaGGAGAGAGtcaagacagcaagaaaaagaaaaagaaaaaagagaagaagaagcACAAGAAGCATAAGAAACACAAGAAGCATAAGAAACACATTGGAAATGAAACGGAATTGGAAAAGAgccaaaaacacaaacacaagaagaaaaaatcgAAGAAGAGCAAAGATAAAGAGAAAGATGACCAAAAAGTGAAATCTGTCACTACATAG